A part of Bacillus thuringiensis genomic DNA contains:
- the hcp gene encoding hydroxylamine reductase: protein MFCYQCEQTPTGGCKVMGVCGKNETIASLQDTIVFGLKGIAAYRTHAAQLGYTDAFVDATTQEALYMTLTNSNFNEQEHIDMAMKAGKAALRVMELLDEAHTNHFGVPEPVQITQNHVEGKAIVVTGHNLFALEELLKQTEGKEINIYTHSEMLPAHGYPQLKKYKHLKGNIGKAWYDQRRLFEKFTGAILATTNCVMPIKGSYSDRFFSYDIAGLEGVQKIENDDFAPLIQKALELPKVRMESNEQLVTGFHHNTVLSLAPEIIEAVKEGKIKRFFVIAGCDAPGKGGEYYRELATSLPPETVILTTSCGKFRFNDVSYGVVPGTEIPRYIDLGQCNNSISTVKIAVALADAFQCEVNELPVSIVLSWFEQKAVAILLGLFSLGIQDIRIGPKAPEFISPGVLDVLQEAFGLKLITTAAEDMDMMLS from the coding sequence ATGTTTTGTTATCAATGTGAACAAACGCCAACAGGCGGATGTAAAGTAATGGGTGTTTGCGGTAAAAATGAAACAATTGCAAGTTTACAAGATACGATTGTGTTTGGGCTAAAAGGAATTGCAGCTTATCGTACGCATGCTGCTCAGCTAGGGTATACGGATGCATTTGTAGATGCTACGACGCAAGAAGCGTTGTATATGACATTAACAAATTCTAACTTTAATGAACAAGAACATATTGATATGGCTATGAAAGCTGGCAAAGCAGCTTTACGAGTAATGGAGTTGTTAGATGAGGCACATACGAATCACTTTGGTGTTCCAGAGCCTGTTCAAATTACACAAAACCATGTAGAAGGTAAAGCAATTGTAGTTACTGGTCATAATTTATTTGCACTAGAAGAATTATTAAAACAAACAGAAGGAAAAGAAATTAATATTTATACGCATTCTGAAATGTTACCAGCACACGGTTATCCGCAGCTGAAAAAATACAAGCATTTAAAAGGGAATATTGGTAAGGCATGGTATGATCAAAGACGTCTTTTTGAAAAATTCACAGGTGCCATATTAGCGACAACGAATTGTGTTATGCCAATTAAAGGATCATACTCTGATCGATTTTTTTCATATGATATTGCAGGCCTAGAGGGTGTACAAAAAATTGAAAATGATGATTTTGCACCATTGATTCAAAAAGCGCTAGAACTTCCAAAAGTACGTATGGAGTCGAATGAACAGTTAGTAACAGGGTTTCATCATAATACAGTATTATCATTAGCTCCAGAAATTATTGAAGCAGTAAAAGAAGGAAAGATTAAGCGTTTCTTTGTTATCGCAGGTTGTGATGCTCCAGGGAAAGGCGGAGAATATTATCGTGAACTAGCAACGTCACTTCCACCAGAAACGGTTATTTTAACAACTTCTTGCGGGAAATTCCGTTTTAATGATGTGAGTTATGGTGTTGTACCTGGTACGGAGATTCCACGTTACATTGACTTAGGGCAATGCAATAATTCAATTTCTACAGTGAAAATAGCGGTCGCTTTAGCAGATGCTTTTCAGTGCGAAGTGAACGAATTGCCAGTTAGTATTGTCTTATCATGGTTTGAACAAAAAGCGGTTGCCATTTTACTTGGGCTATTTAGTCTTGGTATTCAAGATATTCGCATTGGTCCAAAGGCGCCTGAATTTATTTCACCTGGCGTGCTTGATGTATTACAAGAAGCATTTGGTTTGAAACTGATTACAACTGCAGCGGAAGATATGGATATGATGTTATCGTAA
- a CDS encoding PadR family transcriptional regulator, with translation MENLTEMLKGSLEGCVLEIISRRETYGYEITRYLNDLGFTEVVEGTVYTILVRLEKKKLVNIEKKPSDMGPPRKFYSLNEDGRQELELFWEKWDFVSSKINVLKSN, from the coding sequence ATGGAAAATTTAACTGAAATGCTGAAAGGTTCACTGGAAGGGTGTGTTCTGGAAATCATTAGCCGCCGTGAAACGTACGGCTATGAGATTACTCGCTACCTGAATGATCTTGGGTTTACCGAAGTCGTAGAAGGGACGGTTTATACTATCCTCGTACGATTAGAAAAGAAAAAGCTTGTGAATATTGAAAAGAAACCATCAGATATGGGGCCGCCTCGTAAGTTTTATTCATTAAATGAGGATGGCCGTCAGGAGCTTGAATTGTTTTGGGAAAAATGGGATTTTGTATCGTCAAAAATTAACGTCTTGAAGTCAAACTAG
- a CDS encoding helix-turn-helix transcriptional regulator — MKKVERINTIMRYINNRSHFTISEIIQEFNISRSTAVRDIREIEAMGMPLVAEVGRAGGYSVMHNSILPVVRFTDNEVKALFIAFMATRNQQLPYLKSRQSLAEKLLGLISETQQDDLVLLNQLLLFEGTNPHNPDLLELSDLPHPMLEKLILILLLDRHLLITTKEEKEVKSYSIYLLHLYQEKSHWIIEGFDLKEEKKITFPVDDLINIEPYTTKKRLNKKKILEKLSKKDKEINLVLELGPKAIVQFKKYHPFKVSISYTNPYQSTAILKTFIDINNPDEVTEIINWLLFLGKDITIREIPDEVLKDLQERLCLYSP; from the coding sequence ATGAAAAAAGTTGAACGGATTAATACCATCATGCGATATATCAACAACCGCTCCCATTTTACAATTTCTGAAATCATACAAGAATTTAACATCTCACGTTCGACAGCTGTTAGAGACATTAGAGAAATTGAAGCTATGGGGATGCCACTTGTAGCTGAAGTCGGAAGAGCTGGGGGATATTCTGTTATGCATAATTCTATCTTACCCGTTGTTCGCTTTACTGATAATGAAGTGAAAGCTCTTTTTATTGCCTTTATGGCTACAAGAAATCAACAACTTCCCTATCTAAAGAGTCGTCAATCTTTAGCCGAAAAACTATTAGGACTTATTTCAGAAACCCAGCAAGATGATCTCGTTCTTTTAAATCAACTCTTGCTTTTTGAAGGGACTAACCCTCATAATCCCGATCTACTTGAGCTTTCTGACCTCCCCCACCCTATGTTAGAAAAACTCATCCTAATCCTTCTTTTGGATAGACATTTATTGATTACAACCAAAGAAGAGAAAGAAGTTAAGTCTTATTCCATTTATCTATTACACCTTTATCAAGAAAAAAGCCATTGGATTATTGAAGGGTTTGACTTAAAAGAAGAAAAGAAAATAACGTTTCCTGTCGATGACCTCATCAATATCGAACCGTACACGACGAAAAAACGGTTAAATAAGAAAAAGATTTTAGAAAAACTCAGTAAGAAGGACAAAGAAATTAACCTTGTACTTGAACTTGGTCCAAAAGCGATTGTCCAGTTCAAAAAATACCATCCTTTCAAAGTTTCAATATCTTATACAAATCCTTACCAATCTACAGCCATTTTAAAAACATTTATCGATATTAACAATCCCGATGAAGTGACGGAAATAATAAATTGGCTACTTTTCCTAGGGAAGGATATTACAATTAGAGAAATACCCGATGAAGTATTAAAAGATTTACAAGAGCGATTATGTTTATATTCCCCATAA
- a CDS encoding flavin-containing monooxygenase: MKDLIIIGAGQAGLTMGYYLKQEGYNFLLLEAGNRVGDSWRNRYDSLQLFTPREYSSLPGMILKGEGNGFPHKAEIAMYLEEYARHFQLPVQLQTKVLKIRKEEEIFELHTPTEVLQSKKVIIASGGFQQPYIPSFSQHLSSHVYQIHSSQYKSPSQITKGKVLVVGGGNSGMQIAVELAKTHEVTMAISHPLTFLPLHLFGKSIFNRLEKVGLLYAEINTKRGKWFQKRKDPIFGFEGKELIRSGAIKLEGKVVGASENSIMFQNGGTYSAESIIWSTGFIQNYKWIEIEKAVNENGLPKHVKGISPVRGLYYIGLPWQSQRGSALICGVGKDAAYLLSEIKKIDQ, encoded by the coding sequence ATGAAAGACCTAATTATTATTGGGGCGGGTCAAGCTGGATTAACAATGGGATACTACTTGAAGCAAGAAGGATATAATTTTTTACTACTTGAGGCAGGAAACCGAGTTGGTGATTCATGGAGAAACAGATATGATTCTTTACAGCTCTTTACACCGAGGGAATATAGTAGTTTACCAGGTATGATATTAAAAGGAGAAGGAAATGGATTTCCACATAAAGCTGAAATTGCAATGTATTTAGAAGAATATGCAAGGCATTTTCAATTACCGGTACAATTGCAAACAAAAGTTTTAAAAATAAGGAAAGAGGAAGAAATATTTGAATTACACACTCCTACAGAAGTTTTACAATCGAAAAAGGTTATTATCGCATCAGGTGGTTTTCAGCAACCATACATTCCCTCATTTTCACAACATCTTTCATCACATGTCTATCAAATACATTCATCACAATATAAATCACCATCACAAATCACTAAGGGGAAAGTATTAGTAGTAGGTGGCGGGAATTCAGGAATGCAAATTGCAGTAGAACTTGCAAAAACTCATGAAGTTACAATGGCTATCAGTCATCCGTTAACATTTTTACCGTTACATTTATTTGGAAAAAGTATTTTTAATAGGTTAGAAAAGGTAGGTTTATTGTACGCTGAAATAAATACAAAGAGGGGGAAGTGGTTTCAAAAGAGAAAGGATCCCATTTTTGGATTTGAAGGTAAGGAACTCATTCGTAGTGGAGCAATTAAACTAGAGGGAAAAGTGGTTGGTGCATCAGAAAATAGCATTATGTTTCAAAATGGTGGCACGTATAGTGCAGAAAGCATTATATGGTCAACAGGTTTTATTCAGAACTATAAATGGATTGAAATAGAAAAGGCAGTGAATGAGAATGGATTGCCTAAGCATGTAAAGGGAATAAGTCCAGTAAGAGGATTATATTATATCGGTTTGCCATGGCAATCTCAAAGAGGTTCTGCACTGATTTGTGGTGTAGGAAAAGATGCAGCATATTTACTTTCTGAAATCAAAAAAATAGATCAGTAG
- the bla2 gene encoding BcII family subclass B1 metallo-beta-lactamase: protein MKNTLLKLGVCVSLLGTTQFVSAISSVKAEQKLEQNVIKNETGTISISQLNKNVWVHTELGYFNGEAVPSNGLVLTTSKGLVLVDSSWDDKLTKELIEMVEKKFKKRVTDVIITHAHADRIGGIKTLKERGIKAHSTALTAELAKKNGYEEPLGDLQTITNLKFGNMKVETFYPGKGHTEDNIVVWLPQYNILAGGCLVKSAEAKDLGNVADAYVNEWYTSIENVLKQYGNINAVVPGHGEVGDRGLLFHTLDLLK from the coding sequence ATGAAAAATACATTATTAAAATTAGGGGTATGTGTTAGTTTACTAGGAACAACTCAATTTGTTAGTGCAATTTCTTCTGTGAAAGCGGAACAAAAGCTAGAGCAAAACGTAATAAAAAATGAGACAGGAACCATTTCAATTTCTCAGTTAAACAAAAATGTATGGGTTCATACGGAGTTAGGTTATTTTAACGGGGAAGCAGTTCCTTCGAACGGTCTAGTTCTTACTACTTCTAAAGGGTTAGTACTTGTCGATTCTTCTTGGGACGATAAGTTAACGAAGGAATTAATAGAGATGGTAGAAAAGAAATTTAAGAAGCGCGTAACGGATGTCATTATTACACATGCGCACGCTGATCGAATTGGCGGAATAAAAACGTTGAAAGAAAGAGGCATTAAAGCACATAGTACGGCACTGACTGCAGAACTAGCAAAGAAAAATGGATATGAAGAACCACTTGGAGACTTACAAACCATTACGAATTTGAAGTTTGGAAATATGAAAGTAGAAACGTTTTATCCAGGGAAAGGACATACAGAAGATAATATCGTCGTATGGTTACCGCAATACAACATTTTAGCTGGAGGCTGTTTAGTGAAATCTGCGGAAGCTAAAGATTTAGGAAACGTTGCTGATGCTTATGTAAATGAATGGTATACATCAATTGAGAATGTGCTGAAGCAATATGGAAACATAAATGCAGTAGTGCCTGGTCATGGAGAAGTAGGGGATAGAGGATTACTTTTCCATACATTAGATTTATTGAAATAA
- a CDS encoding ABC transporter ATP-binding protein: MSNAAISVKGLKKSFKDKEVLKGVDFDVQRGEIFALLGSNGAGKTTIVNILSTLLKQDDGEVVICDFDVQRQPDDVRQSISLTGQFAALDGMLTGRENLIMIAQLRGVSNSAQVADNLLGRFSLTDAANQRADQYSGGMRRRLDIAMSLIGAPAVIFLDEPTTGLDPEARIEVWDTVKELAGSGTTILLTTQYLEEAEQLADRIAILHGGKIITTGTLTELKEMFPPAKVEYIEKQPTLEEIFLAIIGKKEEM; this comes from the coding sequence ATGAGCAATGCAGCGATTTCTGTAAAAGGATTAAAAAAATCTTTTAAAGATAAAGAAGTCTTAAAAGGAGTAGATTTTGATGTGCAGCGTGGTGAAATTTTTGCACTACTAGGATCGAATGGAGCAGGCAAGACGACAATAGTCAACATCTTATCAACGCTGTTGAAGCAAGATGACGGTGAAGTAGTTATTTGCGATTTTGATGTTCAGCGTCAACCGGATGATGTTCGTCAAAGCATCAGTTTGACCGGACAGTTCGCAGCTTTAGACGGCATGCTTACTGGGAGGGAAAACTTGATAATGATCGCTCAGTTACGGGGTGTTTCCAATTCCGCTCAAGTTGCTGACAATCTACTTGGAAGGTTTAGCCTGACAGATGCCGCAAATCAGAGGGCAGATCAATATTCGGGTGGGATGAGGCGTCGGCTTGATATTGCGATGAGTTTGATCGGGGCGCCAGCAGTTATTTTTCTTGACGAACCAACGACTGGACTTGATCCTGAAGCGCGGATCGAAGTGTGGGATACAGTCAAGGAACTTGCCGGTAGCGGTACAACGATCTTGCTTACGACCCAGTACTTGGAGGAAGCAGAACAACTGGCTGACCGTATCGCTATTTTGCATGGCGGAAAAATTATTACGACAGGTACTCTTACTGAACTAAAAGAGATGTTCCCGCCAGCAAAAGTAGAATATATCGAGAAGCAGCCGACATTAGAAGAAATTTTCCTTGCGATTATCGGTAAAAAGGAGGAGATGTAA
- a CDS encoding DMT family transporter, which produces MKIKGDITLYNFLSVFIGVLIAVMLPLNGILSELIGKYTASVVIHLVGLIAVIFVLIINKNKVHFDKSIPLFLYSAGAIGVFTVLFNNISFSVLGASITIALSLLGQSIASIVIDHFGLLGMKVTKFEKKKLIGLCFISSGIIIMTIY; this is translated from the coding sequence ATGAAAATTAAAGGGGATATTACATTGTATAACTTTCTTTCTGTCTTTATTGGTGTGCTCATCGCCGTTATGCTTCCATTGAATGGGATTTTATCTGAATTAATTGGCAAGTATACAGCAAGCGTTGTCATTCATCTTGTCGGTTTAATTGCAGTTATTTTCGTTTTAATCATAAACAAAAATAAAGTTCATTTCGATAAAAGTATTCCACTTTTTTTATATAGCGCTGGAGCGATTGGGGTATTCACTGTTCTTTTTAATAATATAAGCTTCTCCGTCCTTGGTGCCTCTATTACGATCGCATTAAGTTTACTCGGTCAATCCATTGCTTCCATCGTTATTGATCATTTCGGCTTATTAGGAATGAAAGTTACTAAATTTGAAAAGAAAAAACTAATTGGATTATGTTTCATTTCTTCTGGAATTATAATCATGACAATTTATTAA
- a CDS encoding DUF1048 domain-containing protein, with translation MLEMFKKLIGDKKEYKMMMARVGALPEDYQFVFKKIQNYMWNFSTGNGMDMLHIQYELIDLFEAGAAEGRQVLDITGEDVASFADELVANAKTYVSKYREDLNESIMKQLRKK, from the coding sequence ATGTTGGAAATGTTCAAAAAATTAATTGGTGATAAAAAAGAGTACAAAATGATGATGGCACGTGTTGGGGCACTGCCAGAGGACTATCAGTTTGTGTTTAAGAAAATTCAAAACTACATGTGGAATTTTTCTACCGGCAACGGGATGGATATGCTGCACATACAGTATGAATTAATCGATTTGTTTGAAGCCGGTGCAGCTGAAGGTAGACAGGTGCTAGACATTACTGGGGAAGATGTGGCATCCTTTGCTGACGAACTAGTAGCAAACGCTAAAACGTATGTCTCCAAGTATCGTGAAGATTTGAATGAAAGTATTATGAAGCAATTGAGAAAAAAATAA
- a CDS encoding cyclic nucleotide-binding domain-containing protein, with product MKKVCNSIKLAEYMKQNNIDAFFSNDMKPYMELIFFKKNEFICRENEEIDYLYFFVEGKAKAFNTLSNGKSVLLCFYDSLQLLGDVELIHSQKTASNVQVMADSYCVGLPLGKVRNQLFHDAKFLRCICGSLAHKLNRLSKNSTINLLYPLENRLASYMLAAGERAVQHGNRIVFSGNLTETAELLGTSYRHLLRTLNIFCDKEIITKNNGCFEVVNVDVLRELAADVYK from the coding sequence ATGAAGAAAGTATGTAATTCTATTAAATTAGCAGAGTATATGAAACAAAATAATATTGACGCATTTTTTAGTAATGATATGAAGCCGTATATGGAACTAATATTTTTTAAAAAGAATGAGTTTATTTGTAGAGAAAATGAAGAGATAGATTATTTATATTTTTTTGTTGAAGGAAAAGCGAAAGCATTTAATACATTAAGTAACGGGAAATCTGTATTATTATGTTTTTATGACAGTTTGCAGTTGTTAGGAGATGTGGAGTTAATTCATTCTCAAAAAACTGCTTCAAACGTACAAGTGATGGCAGATTCATATTGTGTTGGTTTACCTTTAGGCAAAGTGAGAAATCAACTATTTCATGATGCGAAATTTTTAAGATGTATTTGCGGATCGTTAGCACATAAATTAAATCGACTTTCAAAAAATAGTACAATTAATTTACTATATCCACTTGAAAATAGACTTGCGAGTTACATGTTAGCAGCAGGGGAACGAGCGGTGCAGCACGGAAATAGAATTGTATTTAGTGGGAATTTAACGGAAACAGCTGAATTGTTAGGAACGAGTTATCGGCATCTATTACGTACATTAAATATTTTTTGTGATAAAGAGATTATAACGAAAAACAATGGTTGCTTTGAAGTAGTAAATGTGGATGTTTTGAGGGAACTGGCGGCAGATGTTTATAAATAG
- a CDS encoding MazG nucleotide pyrophosphohydrolase domain-containing protein — protein MNIVEFQRYVSNFSEEKGFQDTTIEERTMYAMAELGELAEVILKRNKIQDAKREIGLEMFDVIWNVCDLANKLEIDLEKAFEEKMMMNKKREW, from the coding sequence ATGAATATAGTGGAATTCCAGAGATACGTATCAAATTTCAGTGAAGAAAAAGGATTTCAAGATACAACAATTGAAGAGCGTACAATGTATGCAATGGCGGAATTAGGTGAATTAGCGGAAGTTATATTAAAGCGCAATAAAATACAAGATGCAAAAAGAGAAATCGGTTTAGAAATGTTTGATGTAATTTGGAATGTATGTGATTTAGCAAACAAGTTAGAAATTGATTTAGAGAAGGCGTTTGAAGAAAAAATGATGATGAATAAAAAACGTGAATGGTAA
- a CDS encoding DUF3784 domain-containing protein: protein MTLFAYPSLFILAIISFTLAYFIGVKQYTWLLSGFNERRVSDKIKLSKIVGLYNLTTGVIATIGSVFTTPNAKILFPIIIIGHVIIAAYVNTRMVK, encoded by the coding sequence ATGACTCTCTTCGCGTATCCATCATTATTCATACTAGCAATCATTTCATTTACACTAGCCTATTTCATCGGAGTAAAACAATACACTTGGCTCTTATCAGGATTCAATGAACGCCGTGTATCAGATAAAATAAAGTTATCAAAAATAGTTGGTCTTTATAATTTAACTACTGGTGTTATCGCCACAATTGGCAGTGTCTTCACTACTCCTAATGCCAAAATCTTATTTCCTATCATAATAATTGGCCACGTTATAATTGCTGCCTATGTAAATACACGTATGGTGAAATGA
- a CDS encoding glyoxalase superfamily protein, translating to MITPIFRIFDVEKVKLFYFDFLGFKLDWEHRYEEHMPLYMQISLHNDVIHLSEHHGDASPGGAIRIKIDNVKDYHSVLSRKEYAYSNPDIEKTPWGTIELTVIDPFSNRIIFYEEMV from the coding sequence ATGATTACACCTATATTTAGAATTTTTGATGTTGAAAAAGTAAAGCTATTTTACTTTGATTTTTTAGGATTTAAACTGGATTGGGAACATCGGTATGAGGAACATATGCCATTATATATGCAAATTTCGTTACATAATGATGTGATACATTTATCAGAGCATCATGGGGATGCTTCGCCAGGTGGTGCAATTCGGATCAAAATAGATAATGTAAAGGATTATCATTCTGTATTATCAAGGAAAGAATATGCTTATTCGAATCCTGATATAGAAAAAACACCTTGGGGTACAATCGAATTAACTGTGATTGATCCGTTTTCAAATAGAATTATATTTTATGAGGAAATGGTTTAG
- a CDS encoding serine hydrolase domain-containing protein yields MKLKSNDIYEKMSQYSVAGLSLAVIRDGKLDEAIAFGTLESGTTRTVTTDSIFNSCSISKFITAMLVLTLSDQEIVHLDEDVNNRLTSWNIPANLFTSQKKVTLRNLLSHQSGIIDPPNSFEHYTLAQGRPKMAELLAGKTSYCSVPIEVTYKPESEFHYSDANFCIIELLLENITGKTFNLLLEEYIFQPLKLQNSTVFSAEDISILDTFSCGHNKDGTVSNEKYPFYPFTAASGIWTTPTDLSTLVIELIHPLQGQGKLTLSKKTVQDMISPQGCSKWTGLGVFLDDSDEDLQIHSLGWGVGFQCMMVCYPYRGNGAVIMTNADLGVHQMEGIIGDILKILSL; encoded by the coding sequence ATGAAATTAAAAAGTAACGATATATATGAGAAAATGAGCCAATATTCCGTTGCAGGTTTAAGTCTTGCCGTTATACGTGACGGCAAACTAGACGAAGCGATTGCTTTCGGAACACTTGAATCTGGAACAACTAGAACGGTAACTACGGATTCTATATTCAATTCTTGTTCTATCAGCAAGTTCATCACTGCAATGCTCGTACTAACGCTATCAGATCAAGAAATCGTGCATTTAGATGAAGACGTAAATAATAGACTCACATCTTGGAACATCCCTGCCAATCTATTTACCTCACAGAAAAAGGTCACGTTGCGAAATTTATTAAGTCACCAATCTGGAATTATTGATCCTCCTAATAGTTTTGAGCATTATACACTTGCACAAGGACGACCAAAAATGGCTGAACTCCTTGCTGGTAAAACATCATATTGCTCCGTACCTATTGAAGTAACTTATAAACCAGAAAGTGAATTTCACTACTCTGATGCAAACTTTTGTATTATCGAACTACTACTTGAAAATATTACTGGAAAAACATTTAATCTTTTACTTGAAGAATATATCTTTCAGCCACTGAAGCTACAGAATAGTACAGTATTCTCTGCTGAAGATATAAGTATATTAGATACTTTCTCTTGTGGACATAATAAAGATGGCACCGTTTCAAATGAGAAGTATCCATTTTATCCATTCACTGCTGCTTCAGGCATTTGGACAACACCAACTGACTTATCAACTTTAGTAATTGAACTCATTCATCCCTTACAAGGACAGGGAAAACTAACACTTTCTAAAAAAACAGTACAAGATATGATTTCTCCACAAGGTTGCTCAAAATGGACTGGACTAGGTGTTTTTCTAGATGATTCGGATGAGGACCTCCAAATTCATTCCCTTGGATGGGGCGTTGGATTTCAATGTATGATGGTATGCTATCCATACCGAGGTAATGGTGCAGTTATAATGACAAACGCTGATTTAGGTGTTCATCAAATGGAAGGGATTATTGGTGACATTTTAAAAATATTATCCTTATAA
- a CDS encoding DMT family transporter, with protein MLYITIAILAGVSIVVARIINANLAAKIGNWEGTFFNYITGLFFSMLFLIFSSDSLYISSHTLQSIPIAVYLGGLVGVIVISLSNYITPKISAFYLTLLIFIGQLFAGTIIDFILSHELSMGKVVGGILVLIGLTYNLLVDRPLKTVKHNQVQL; from the coding sequence ATGTTATATATTACTATCGCTATTTTAGCTGGTGTTTCTATCGTTGTTGCTAGAATTATTAATGCGAATTTAGCAGCAAAGATTGGAAATTGGGAAGGCACGTTTTTTAATTATATTACTGGATTATTTTTCTCTATGCTATTTTTAATTTTCAGTTCAGATTCATTGTATATCTCTAGTCATACGTTACAATCTATTCCTATCGCTGTTTACTTAGGCGGATTAGTAGGCGTTATCGTCATCTCGTTATCGAACTATATTACGCCTAAAATATCAGCATTTTATTTAACGTTACTCATCTTTATCGGGCAATTATTTGCCGGGACTATCATTGATTTCATTTTGTCACACGAACTCTCAATGGGCAAAGTTGTTGGTGGCATTCTCGTATTAATTGGGCTCACTTACAATTTACTCGTAGATCGCCCGTTAAAAACTGTGAAGCATAACCAAGTTCAACTATAA
- a CDS encoding ABC transporter permease, with protein MKSKTGVLLGRLMRNIMRSPDTIITVAITPIMMMLLFVYVFGGAIKTGTDNYVNYLLPGILLMAIASGVAYTSVRLFTDVKSGLMARFITMPIKRSSILWAHVLTSLVANVLTIVVVILVALLMGFRSSANILDWLAVAGILGMFTLALTWLAIIPGLKAKSMEGATAYSYPLVFLPFISSAFVPTETMPKIVRAFAENQPVTSIVNAIRALLYEGTVGNDIWIALAWCVVIMIISYFFASKAFKRQLG; from the coding sequence ATGAAAAGCAAAACAGGGGTATTACTAGGGCGCTTAATGCGCAATATTATGCGTAGTCCAGATACAATTATTACTGTAGCGATTACACCGATTATGATGATGCTATTGTTTGTTTACGTGTTTGGCGGTGCAATAAAGACCGGAACGGATAACTACGTGAATTATTTATTGCCGGGAATTTTGCTCATGGCTATCGCGTCTGGTGTAGCTTACACTTCTGTGCGATTATTTACGGATGTAAAAAGCGGGCTTATGGCACGTTTTATTACGATGCCTATTAAGCGCTCATCAATATTGTGGGCTCACGTTTTAACCTCTCTTGTTGCTAATGTACTTACTATTGTGGTGGTTATTCTCGTTGCTCTCTTAATGGGCTTCCGTTCAAGTGCTAATATTCTAGATTGGCTTGCGGTAGCTGGTATACTAGGGATGTTTACGTTGGCGCTAACATGGCTAGCTATCATTCCAGGGCTGAAAGCAAAGTCTATGGAAGGGGCGACAGCATACTCGTACCCACTCGTTTTTCTTCCATTTATTAGTTCAGCCTTCGTACCTACCGAAACGATGCCAAAAATTGTTCGTGCGTTTGCTGAGAATCAGCCTGTGACCTCAATCGTAAATGCGATTCGTGCTCTATTATATGAAGGAACTGTTGGCAACGATATTTGGATTGCGCTCGCTTGGTGCGTAGTCATCATGATTATCTCTTACTTTTTCGCTAGTAAAGCATTTAAACGTCAGTTAGGGTAA